TCTGACCGGGCACCGGCTCGACGCCCGTGCCCTGGCGACCGCCGCCCGTGCCGAGGGGGTGCTGCTGTCGGTCCTCGGCCCCCGTACCGCCCGCCTGGTCACCCACCTCGACCTCGACGACGCCGCCATCGACCACGCCAGCAAGATCCTCCCCCACCTCCTGACCCCCTGACCCCCTGACCCCCTCCCGCTCTTCCCCTCCCGCCCACCGCCCTGCGCGCGTTGATCAAGAGGTTTGCGTCGCCCTGTCCGGGTTGATCAAGAGGTTTGCGTCAACTTCGATCTTCAAGTTGACCTGAACCTCTTGATCAACGCTGAATCTCTTGATCAACAGGGGGTCCGGGGGAAATTGCGGGGAGAGGGGGGTGGGGTTAGGGGGTTTGGAGGCGGTTGAGGGTGGCTATGTCGGTGGCGTGGCCTTCGTGTCTGTCCGAGGGGGTCTCCACGACGACGGGGATGCCGGCGGTGGCCGGGTGGGCCATCAGCTCGGCGAAGGCCGGTTCGCCGATGCCGCCCTTGCCGATGTTCTCGTGCCGGTCCCGGGTGGAGCCGCACAGGTCCTTGGAGTCGTTGGCGTGGATCAGCTTCAGCCGGTCCGCCCCGACCGTGGCGACCAGGGCGTCCAGGGTCGCCGTCATGCCACCCTCGGCGGCCAGGTCGTGCCCGGCCGCCCAGGCGTGGCAGGTGTCGAAGCAGACGCCCAGCCCCGGGTGCCGGTCCACCGCGTCCAGGTAGGGGCCGAGGTGTTCCACCCGGGAGGCCAGTGACCGGCCGCCACCGGCACTCGGCTCCACCAGCAGCAGCGGACCACCGGCGGCCGTGGTCTCGTCCAGCAGCGGCAACAGCGACTCGCGTACCTGCCGCAGGGCGGTCTCGGCGTAACCGGCGTCGACCGCGCTGCCGGCGTGGAACACCACCCCCCGGGCCCCGATCGCCCGCCCCCGACGCAGCGCGTGCGCCAGCGTCTGCGCGGACTTCTCCACCGTCGCCGGGGTGGGCGAGCCCAGGTTGACCAGCAGCGAGGCGTGGATGTAGACGGGCACCCCACGGGCGGCGCAGCCCGCGGCGAAGAGCGCGTCCTGGGCCGGGTCACCGGGCGGCAACGCCCAACCCCGCGAGTTGGAGACGTAGACCTGCACCACCCGGGAACCGGTCGCGTCCACGTACGGCAGGGCCGTCCTGGCCAGCCCGCCCGAGGTGGGGGTGTGCGAACCGACCGGCCGGAGCGGGCCCACCGGCAGCCCGCCGGGGCGACTCACAGGCAGCCCAGGGTGACCGGGGTGCCGGGCGGCACCTGGGAGTTCTCGCCCGGGTTCTGGAACCGGACGATGCCGTTGGGGTTGAACTGGACGTTCACCGTGAAGCCGGCCCCCTCCAACTGCTGCTTGGCCTGCTGGCAGGGCAGGTCGACCACCCGGGGCACGGTCACCTGCGGCGGACCCTTGCTGACGTCCAGCTTGACCTTGGTGCCCTTCTCCACGCCCGCGCCGTCGGCCGGACTCTGCCCGAGCACCTCGTCGCGCGGCTTGTCGGATTCCTTGTATGTCTCCACCGCCACCAGCCCGAGCTGGGACAGCGCGGTGCGGGCGTCGCCGAGGCTCTTGCCGACCAGATCCGGCACCGTGACGGGGGCCCGACCCCGGCTCAGGATGACGGTCACCTTGGTGCCCGGTTTCACCTCGGTGCCCACCTTGGGGTTGGTGTCCACCACCACCCCGGCCGGCAGGTTGTCGTCGTAGCGGGGGCTGCCCTTGGCCACCACCAGCTTCGCGCCGGTCAGATCGGCCTCGGCGAGGTCGAACTCCTTGCCGACGACGTCCGGCACCGGGAACCGCTCCGGCCCCAGGGAGAGGGTCAGCGTGATGGTGCCGCCCTTGAGGATCTTGGCAGCCGAGCCCGGGTCCTGGGCGACCACACCGTCGCGGGGGATCTTCTCGTCGTACCGTGGTTCGGCGAAGGAGAGCCGGAACCCGGCCCGGTCCGCCTGGGCCTGCGCGTCGGCGCGGCTGAGGTTCACCAGCTGCGGGGCGACCGTGTAGCGGCCCACCCCGACCCACCAGCCTCCCATCGCGGCGAGCAGGCCGATCACCACCACGGCCGCCGCCACCGACAACCGGCCGCGCGGGGTGCCCATCACCCGGGTACGCAGCTGCGCGAACCGGGAACCCAGGGCGGCATCCTCGACGGCCCGGCGTCGGTGCGGGCGCTGCGGGGCGACCGGCTCGGGCAGCCGGGCCCAGGTCGGCCGGTTCACCGGGCTGACCGCGGCCACCACCATCGTCGGCTGGGCCACCGCCGGCAACTCCTCGCCCACCCGGCCCAGCACGGCGGTGTGCGCGTTCGGGTTGCCCAGCTCGTCCCGGGCCACCTGCACCTCGGCCAGCAGCGCGCCCGCGTCGGCCGGGCGTGCGCCCGGATCCCGCCGGGTCGCCCGGCCGACCAGCTCGTCGAGCACCCGGGGCAGGCCGGGCACCAGGATCGACGGGGCCGGGACGTCCCGGTCGACATGCTGCCAGGCCACCTCGACCGGGCGGTCCCCGTCGTACGGAACCCGACCGGTGAGCATCTCGAACAGCACGATGCCGGCCGAGTAGACGTCGGTCCGCGGGTCGGCCTGCCCGTCGGTGACCAGCTCCGGCGCCACGTACGCGACGGTCGCCATCAGCTGGTTGCCGTCGCCCTCCTCGGCGCTGGCCTCCACCGCGCGGGCCAGGCCGAAGTCGGCGACCTTGACCACGCTGTCGACCAGGTTGGCCACCCCGCCGGTGGGCGCCTCGGCGACCAGCACGTTCTCCGGCTTGACGTCCCGGTGGACCAGCCCGGCCCGGTGTGCGGCGGCGATCGCGGCGAGCATCTGCTCCATGATCGCCAATGCCTCGTCGGGGTTGAGCCGGCGGCGTTCGGCCAGCACCTCGCGCAGGGTGCGGCCCCGGACGTACTCCATCACCAGGTAGGGAAGCCCCTGGTGGGTGCCCTGGTCGTAGACGGCGACCACGTTGGGATGGGTCAACCGGGCGATGGCCTTGGCCTCGTCGGTGAACCGACCCGGGAATCCCGCCAGTCGGGACCGCGCCTCGGTGGCCTGGGACGGGTGGATGATCTTCACCGCTACGGTGCGTTCCAGCCGCTCGTCGGTGGCGGTGTACACGGTCGCCATGCCACCACGGGCCACGCGACCGCGAATGCGGTAGCGCCCGTCGAGCAGCGAGCCCAGCAACGTGTCGGCGACCTGTATGTCCATCGGCAGGGAGTCTATGTGTCCTGAGGGTGAAGGTTGAACAGGATGCTACAGCCGGTTCCGACCCGACCGGTTCCGCGCGCTCAGCCAGGCACGACAGCACTCGCCGTCCAGCGGTACCCCACCCGCGCGACGGGACACCGCTGCTCGTGCCCGGGGGCGTCTGCTCGTGCCCGGAGCATCGTCGCGGGTGCGCTGCGGGTGTCGCGGCGTGTGCGCTGCGGGGGTGACATGCGTGTGCGGTCCGGTCGGGGCTCGGGTGCGTGTGCGGTCGGGGTCTCGCGGGTGCGGCCGGGTGGTGTGGGGCGTGCGACGCGGGGTGCCGTTGCGGCTGCGGCCGGGGGACGTGGCAGGGTGGTCCGGTGACCGATTCCGTACCCGCCGACCAGTCCGTCGGCAGTGAACTCGCCGGCCCCGGCGACCCGGCCGACTGGCTGACCCTCCCCGACGTCGCCGAGCGGCTCGACCTGTCGATCAGCAAGGTCCACCAGATGATCCGGGACCGCGAGCTGATCGCGGTGCGCCGGGACGGCGTCCGCCGGATCCCCGCCGACCTGGTGGCCAACAAGACGGTGCTCAAGCACCTGCCCGGTGTGCTCAACCTGCTCGCCGACGCCGGGTACGACGACGAGGCCGCGCTGCGCTGGCTCTACCAGCACGACGACACCCTCTCCGGTGGCAATGGCGCGGTCACCCTCGGTGGCGACCATGCCCGCGAGGTGAAGCGTCGCGCCCAGGCCCTCGGCTTCTGACCCCTCCCACCCCTTCCCGCCTCCTCTCCCACCCCTTCCCGCCTCCCGCCTCCCCTCGCCCCTCCCGGCCCGGAGCCGGCTCCCTGAAGTCACGACACCGCAGCACGATCAAGAGGTTCAGGTCACCTGCCGGCTCATCTCGTGACCTGAACCTCTTGATCAACAAGGTTCAGCGCGGGGTGGAGTGGGGCGGCGTGCGGGGGAGTGGGGGTGGGGCGGGGTCAGTCGGCGCGGCGGGTGGCGGCGATGGCCAGGTCGACCAGGGCCTGTCGGGCCTCGGTGTCCAGGTCGACGCCGGCCAGGGCGGCCAGGGCGGCGTCGGTCAGGGTGACGATGCGCTGCTCGGTACGGGCCAACGCGCCGGTGGCGCTGATCAGCTCGCGGAGCCGGGTAACCCCGTCCTCGTCCAGCGCCGGGTCACCGAGCCGGCCGAGCAGCAGCTCCCGCCCCGCCTGGTCGGCGACCTCCACCGCCGCCGCCACCAGGTAGGTGCGCTTGCCCTCGCGCAGGTCGTCGCCGGCCGGTTTGCCGGTCTGGGCCGGGTCGCCGAACACCCCCAGCACGTCGTCGCGGAGCTGGAACGCCTCGCCGAGCGGCAACCCGTACGCCGAGTAGGCGGTGCACACGTCCGCGGACGCGTCGGCGAGCGCGCCACCGAGCAGCAGCGGCCGTTCGACGGTGTACTTGGCCGACTTGTACCGGGCCACCTTGCCGGCCCGCTCCAGCGAGACCTCGCCGGTCGCCTGGGTCAGCACGTCCAGGTACTGCCCGACGGTGACCTCGGCGCGCATCTCGTCGAAGACCGGCCGGGCGCGGGCCGCCGTGCGCGGGTCCAGCCCGGCGGAGTGCAGCATCTCGTCGGACCAGACCAGGCAGAGGTCGCCGAGCAGGATCGCCGCCGCGTCGCCGAAGCCGTCCGGATCGCCGTTCCAGCCGGTCGCCCGGTGCCGGGCGGCGAACCGCCGGTGCACCGCCGGATCGCCGCGCCGGGTGTCGGAGCGGTCCATCAGGTCGTCGTGGATCAGGGCGCTGGCCTGGAAGAACTCCAGCGCGGCCAGGGCGGTGACCACCTGGTCGGCGTCCACCCCGCCGGCACCCCGGAACCCCCAGTACGCGAACGCCGGGCGCAGCCGTTTGCCGCCACCGAGCACGAACCCCTCGACCGCCTCGGCGACCGGCGTGAGGGCCTCGTCGATGCCGGCCATCCAGCTGCGCCGGCCGGCCAGGAACTCGGTCAGGGCCTTGTCGACGCGCTGCCGCAGGCCGGCACGGTCGACGGGGGAGACGGGAGCGGCGTGGGTCACGCCCCGACGCTAGCCGGTCGCCACCGTCGCCGCCGCACCACCGCCCCGGCGCGTCGGCCCGGCGGCGCGGCAGGCCAGGTGCCGGTCGAGCTCACTGCTGCTCGGCAACCCACGTGCCGCGACCAGCGAACGTCAACACCAACCCGCGTTCGCGCATCAGCTTGACGGCTGCTCGCACCGTCCCGCGCGACACGCCGTAGGTCTGTTGCAGGTACGCCTCACTCGGGATCGGTTGCCGAGGCTTGAGCGTCCCGTCTTCGATCTGCTTGGCGAGCAGGTCAGCCAGTTGCACGTAGAACGGCACTGGCGACATCTCATCGATGCTCATGGCCGGACCTTATGAACGACGAACACGACAATCTCGGCTAGCTACATGTAGGACGGTCCTGCCCGTATATTACGGTCTTAGACATGCTGTACGTGCTTGTACGAGTAGGACGAGGTGGTCTACCCTCGGTGGCGATCGGTAAACCGTCAGCATCAGGGGAAGGTCCTATGTCCCGTTGGAAGTGGTTCCACCGGCCGGCTGGAGCTGTCGATGTCGTCCAGAAGCCGGCACCTTCGCGAGAAGCTGTCGTTTTTGCTCGGAGCGGCCCTGCCCGGTGGCGGCCGGCGGAGGGCGAACGGCCCACGACCAATCTCGCGCCCGGTCCACGCGCCGGAAACGTCGTATGGCCGAACCGGGGGTCCTGGCCCCGTGGCTGACACATGCCTGCCGAATCGACCGGGACCGGGGCTTACTGCCTCGGCAGCCTGGATGGCCCGCCATGGATGAGGCGGGGGCGGAGCCATCGTTTGCTGTGCTCATGGCCGGCTACGTGGTCGACTTCCACCACCGCAGCGCCTGCTCCCGGTGTCAGCCCGACGGCTCCTGCGTACGCCTGACGCGGGCCGGCGAGACGCTACGTGCCTGGCGGGACAGGAAGAGCCGATGAGGGCCGGAGACGCATTCGACGTGACCAGGTCCGCGAGTGTCCAGTTCCTCAGACCGATCCGCTTCCGGCTGATCCGCGTGCTCGACTGGCCCACCTACGACGGGTGGGTATGGCTCGACGGGTATCAGCTGAACGCGAAGGGCGACGCCGTGTCGCGCCGCAAGATCTTCGTGCAGAAGGATGGCCTCCGCCCCGCCGCCCTCACCCGGCCCACCTGCCGGAAGACGACGCGGGTGTAGGAGCACTGCTGCTTCCGGTTGCGCCGTCACACGAGATCATGGGCACTTCCCGTCCGGTCCGAACGGTCGCTGCCCGAGATCGGCGGGCGCCGGGTGGGGCGTCGGTCGGCTCGGCGGGTGTCGATGTTCTGGTGGGAAGTACGTGAAGCCGGGCGGCAACGCCCGCTAGAGTCGACACGTGGCGCTCGGTCTTCCCTCCGTCCTCCCCAATCCCCAGCCGGCGATCGGGGAGCTGATCCGCGACCGCCAGCCGACGTTCTCGTTCGAGTTCTTCCCGCCCAAGACGGCGCAGGGCGAGCAGCTGCTCTGGCAGACCATCCGCGAGCTGGAGCCGTTGCGCCCGTCGTTCGTGTCGATCACCTACGGCGCGGGCGGTTCGACCCGGGACACCACCGTCGCGGTGACCGAGCGGATCGCCACCGAGACCACGTTGCTGCCGATGGCGCACCTGACCGCCGTCAACCACTCGGTCGCCGAGCTGCGCAACGTGATCGGGCGACTGGCCGGGGTGGGGGTCCGCAACGTGCTCGCCGTGCGTGGTGACCCGCCCGGCGACCCGGGCGGGGAGTGGATCCGCCACCCCGAGGGTGTCGACTACGCCGAGGACCTGGTCCGGCTGGTCCGCGACGCCGGTGACTTCAGTGTCGGGGTGGCCGCCTTCCCCTACAAGCATCCCCGGTCGGTCGACGTCGAGAGCGACACCGCGCACTTCGTCCGCAAGTGCCGGGCCGGCGCGGAGTTCGCCATCACCCAGATGTTCTTCGACGCCGACGACTACCTGCGGTTGCGCGACCGGGTGGCGGCGGCCGGCTGTGACACGCCGATCCTGGCCGGGGTGATGCCGGTGACCCAGATCGGCACCATCGAACGCTCGGTGCAGCTGTCCGGTGCGCCCTTCCCGCCCGCGTTGGCCGAGCGGTTCGCGCGGGTCGCCGACGACCCGGAGGCGGTCCGCCGGCTCGGCATCGAGCAGGCCAGCGAGATGTGCGCCCGGCTGCTCGACGAGGGGGTGCCCGGTATCCACTTCATCACCCTCAACCGCTCACCCGCGACCCGGGAGGTGTGGCGCAGCCTGCGGGCCGACGCCCGGGTGTGAACGCGCCGACCCCGACACCTCGACCACACCACGGCGGTTGACCGATGGTGGGCACACAGCTGAACTGGAACGAGTACGCGACCGCCTGGGCCCGGTTGCACGGCGGTTTCGACCCCCGGGCCGCCGCGCCGGTGGTCCGTGCCTGGCTGCGCTTCGCCTACCACGTCGGTTACGTGCTGGGCCGGCTTCGGGTCACCCCGACCGCGGTGACCGTCGGCGGGGTGCTGCTCTGCCTGTGCGTACCGCTGTTCAGCGTCCGGTCGGCCCAGGGGGCGATCGTGGGGGCGCTGTTCGTGTTGCTCGCCTCGGTCGCCGACAGTGTGGACGGGGCGGTGGCGGTCGCCACCGGCCGGACCACCCGGCTCGGCTACGTCTACGACTCGGTCGCCGACCGGCTCGGCGAGATCGCCTGGCTGGTGGCGTTCTGGCTGGTCGGCGCACCGGGGGCGCTGGTGGTCGCGGCCGGCGCGCTGTCCTGGCTGCACGAGTACGTCCGGGCCCGCGCGGTGGCCGCCGGGATGCGGGAGATCGGCGCGGTCACCGTGGGGGAGCGGCCCACCCGGGTCTGCGTCGCCCTGGTCGGGCTGCTGCTGGCCGGGCTGACGGGGCTGATCGACCTGGACCTGTCCGCCGGCACCATCACCATGGCCACCGCCGTCTGGCTGCTGCTGGCCGGCTTCGGCCTCGGCCAGCTCCTCTCCACCGTCCGCCGCGCCCTGCTCGACGCCGGCTGACCCGCCCGCGCCCGGGCGGGCCATGGGGCGGGGGCGGGGGCGGGGATTTCTACCAGGCGGGGCCGATCTCGTCGGCGACGATCTGGGCGGACAGGGTGACCATCGGCAGGCCGCCGCCGGGGTGGCTGGAGCCGCCGACCAGCCACAGCCCGTGCGCCGGGCCCCGGTTGGCCGGGCGGAGCAGCCCCCCGGCCGTGCCGTAGATCGACCCGCCGGGTGCGGCGGTCGCGGCGTCCAGGTCGGCCGGGGTGCGGATCTCGCGGAACAGCAGCCGGTCCCGCACGTCGACCCCCCGTTCGGCGAGTACGTCGAGGATCCGGTCGGCGTACGCGTCGGCGAGCCCCGGCCGACGCCAGTCGACCGCATCGGGGGCGGTGCCGTGGCGGGCGGCGTTGACCAGCACGAACCACGCCTCGTGCCCGGCCGGGCGGACCATCGGGTCGTCGGCCACGGTGACGAAGACCGTCGGGTCGGTCGCCGGCCGGGCCCGGATCCCCCGCCCCGGGTCGCCGAAGACGGCGTCGAACTCGGCGTCGTAGTCGCCGGGGAAGAAGACGGTGTGGTGGGCGAGCCCGGAGTCGCCGCGTACCCCGAGCAGCAGCACGAAACCGGCCAGGCTGCGGTCGGTCAGCGCGGCCAGCCGGCGCGGGTGCGGCAGCAGGTCCCGGTAGACGGTGAGCGCGTCGGCGTTGGCGACCACCACGTCGGCGGGGACGGGCGCGTGGACCCCGGCGAGGCGTACCCCGTGCACCCGGCCACCGGCGGCGTCGATCCGGGTGACCGTCTCCCCGGTGCGGACCGTCACGCCCAGGTCCAGGCAGCGGGAGAGCAGCGCGTCGGCCAGGGTGCCCAGCCCGCCGCGCAGGTACCAGCCGCCGAAGGTCAGCTCGGCGTAGGGGACGGCCACCAGCGCGGCCGGGGCGCGACGCGGATCCGCCCCGGTGTAGGTGGCGTAGCGGTCCAGCAGCATCCGCAGCCGGGGATCGGACAGGTGGCCGCGGCCCAGCCCGCGCAGGGTGCGGCCGGGGCCGATCGCGGCCAGGTCACCCAGCCGCCAGGCCAGCGCGGCCAGGTCCCGCGGCGAGTCGACGGTACGCCGCAGGATGTCCCGGTGCGAGGCCGTCCAGACCCGGGCGGCCCGCCGCCACAGCCGTTGCCAGTCGGCGGCGGACCGGTCGCCGAGGGCGGCGCCGATCCGGGCGGCGAACTCGTCCGGGTCGGCGCACGAGTCGAGGACCGGCCCGCCACCGGGGAAGACGTGCCGCACGATCGGGTCCAGCGGGGTCAGGTCGAGGTACTCGTCGAGCTTCGCCCCGGTCGCCTCGAACAGGTCGTGGAAGACCTGCGGCAGGGTGAGCAGGCTCGGCCCGGTGTCGAAGTGGAAGCTGCCCGCCGGGGTGTGCCGGACGTACCGGCCGAGCTTGCCGCCGACGGTGCCGGACCGTTCGAAGACGGTCACCTCGTGCCCGCTGACGGCCAGCCGGGCGGCGGTGGCCAACCCGCCCACGCCGGCGCCGATGACCACGATCCGCGCCATGCCGCGCCTCCTAGCTGACCGGGCGGCCCCGCCAGGACAGGCGACGCCGCTTCCGCAGATGGTACGACCGCAGGGTCAGCCAACCGAGCACCACGACCGACACGGGGTGGGCCAGCGCGTCGGGCCAGGCCCGGCCGCCGGTGGCGTGGGCGCTGCGCACCCGGCCGGCGACTCCGGCGGCGTACCCGGTCAGGGCCAGCCCGGCGGCCGGCGGCGGACCCGCCACCAGCGCCGCCACCGCCAGCAGCGGCGGCGCGGTGTAGAGCAGCAGCAGTGCGGCGACCACGGCCGCGGCGGCCGCCGGGTGGCCGAAGGTGGCCCAGAGCGACTTGGTGTAGCCGTCGCGCAGCTGCGGCCAGGTCTCGTACATCCGGCAGGCGGCCAGCCGGGAGCCGTCGGCCAGCGCGATCCGGCCGCCGGCGCGTTTCACCGCCCGCGCCAGCTCGATGTCCTCCAGCACCCGGTCGGCGACGGCGGCGTGCCCGCCGGCCCGGTCGTAGCCGGCCCGGTCCACCAGCAGGAACTGCCCCCCGGCGGCGGCCAGCGACGGCCGCGCCGAGCGTTCCATCGCGCGCAGCGGCAGGAAGGTCAACCACAACCACTGCAACAGCGGCTGCACCAGCCGGTCACCCACCGTCCGCACCAGAATCCTCGGGTACGCCGACAGCAGCGTCGCCCGCGCCGCCCGCAGCTCGGTCACCGCCGCCGCCACCGCGTACGGGGTGAGCACCACGTCGGCGTCGACGAAGGCGTACACGGTGGCGGTCGGGTCGGCGTGCCCGGCGAGTTGGTGGCAGGCGTGCGGCTTGCCCAGCCAGCCCGGTGGCGGGGTGACCCCGGTGCGCAGGGTGACCCGGGGGTCGTCGCCGACGACCGCGCGGACCACCTCGGCGGTGCCGTCGGTCGAGCCGTCGTCGAGCACCACGATCCGCAGGTCGGGCACCCCCTGCTGGGCGAGCAGCGCGAGCAGGCACGGGGTGACCCGGTCGGCCTCGTCGCGCAGCGGCAGCAGCACCGCCACCGTCTCGTCGACCCCGACCGGCCCGTCGGCCGGCCGGCGCAGCCAGTACCGGGCGTTGACCCAGGTATGTGCGGTCAGCGCGGTCACCGCGACGGCCAGCACGAGCGCGACGACGGTCACCGCCGCGCCTCCACCGACCAGGCCGGCGGTCGTCGTCCCGGCGTCGGGTGCCGGCACGGTGGCGGGGCGGGTCGGCCGGGCCGGGTGCCGCTCATGCCGGGGTGTCGACGCCGGGCCGGTCCGGCACCGGCCGGTCGGCGGGCCGTCGGCGGGCGCGCAGCAGGGTCACCGCCAGCGGCACCGCCACGGCCGCCATGCCGACCGCCCCCCAGACCGCCGAGGCGGGCAGCCGGAGGAAGACCGCGTGCGCCAGCACGCTGGAGAAGTACGTCCACAGGTAGAGCGCGAACATCGGGTCGTCGCGGGAGCCGGTGACCGCGGCGGACGGCCCGGCCAGCGGGCGCAGCGCGCTCATCAGCAGCACCGCGAAGAGCAGCCAGCCCAGGTAGTTGCTGACCGGGATGCCGGGCAGTCCCGGCAGCGCCGGGGTGGCGTCGCGCCACACCCAGTAGCCCTCGGCCACCATCTGCGGGTCGAGGAAGAGGTCCCAGCCGGCCAGCCCGACGGTGGCCAGCGCCACCCGCCCGGCGTGCCCCACCCACCGGGGCGTCGCGGTGCCGGCGGCGGGTGCCCGGCCGGCCGGCGTGGTCAGCCTGCCGGCGGGCGTGGTCGGCCGGCCGGTGGACGTGGTCAGCCGGACGGCGGCCAGCCAGGCGGGCCAGGCCATCCAGGTCCAGGCCAGTGGGATGATCAACGGCACCCCGGCCAGCTTCGGCCCCAACTCGCCGGAGTAGTCGTAGCTGCCGAACGGGAAGCCGGTGGCCACCCCGAGCGCCTCGATCGCGAACCCGCCGCCGGTGGCCACCGCGACCAGCGCCACCGCCGCCCGGGCACCCCGGGTGAGCAGCGCGTGCCCCACCGAGAGCAGGTAACCGAGGACGACCGTGGCCACGGTGAGCCGGGCCCGGGTGCCGCCGGTGGTGAGCGGATAGCAGATCTGGGCCAGCACCAGGACGGCCAGCAGCAGCCAGGGGACGTGCCGGCGGGTCATGGCATGGCCGGGTCGGACGCGCCGGGGCGGGGCAGCGGCAGGTCCCGGCCGAGCACCCCGAACGGCCGTTCGTCACCGGGGAACCGGAAGTGCCGCAGCACGTCGACGAAGCCGAACCGCCGGTACAGCCGCCAGGCCCGCGATGTCCGCTCGTCGGCCTCCGGGGTGGACAGCAGGGTGGTGCCGCCCTCGGCGAGACTGAGCAGGGCGGTGAGCTGCCGGGCGCCCACGCCGTGCCCCTGCGCGGCCGGCCGGACGTGCAGCTCGACCACCTCGAAGCAGTGGGTCAGCC
Above is a window of Micromonospora rifamycinica DNA encoding:
- a CDS encoding carotenoid biosynthesis protein translates to MTRRHVPWLLLAVLVLAQICYPLTTGGTRARLTVATVVLGYLLSVGHALLTRGARAAVALVAVATGGGFAIEALGVATGFPFGSYDYSGELGPKLAGVPLIIPLAWTWMAWPAWLAAVRLTTSTGRPTTPAGRLTTPAGRAPAAGTATPRWVGHAGRVALATVGLAGWDLFLDPQMVAEGYWVWRDATPALPGLPGIPVSNYLGWLLFAVLLMSALRPLAGPSAAVTGSRDDPMFALYLWTYFSSVLAHAVFLRLPASAVWGAVGMAAVAVPLAVTLLRARRRPADRPVPDRPGVDTPA
- a CDS encoding GNAT family N-acetyltransferase, which translates into the protein MRLVRWTPEDLVRRLDDVVTVYGEAMGYRSDLLEARRGYIATHARRPGFRAVASLTTEGHLAGFGYGYLGAGGQWWHDQVFRALDPDARQRWLTHCFEVVELHVRPAAQGHGVGARQLTALLSLAEGGTTLLSTPEADERTSRAWRLYRRFGFVDVLRHFRFPGDERPFGVLGRDLPLPRPGASDPAMP